Sequence from the Flavobacterium sp. TR2 genome:
ACCAGTAGCAAAAATGACTGGTGTTTTAGTAGTATGTGACTGTGGAGCAATTGAGTGAATAGCTTTACCATATTTCTCCGCTAAGATTGCTCTTACTGAGCTTTTAGTAACAGTATCAATTTTATCATAAGACGCTCCCATGATTTGATCGTCAGAAACAGTCACTACTTTAGTTTGATACTTGTCCAGCGTAAACTGCAATGAACCGTCTGTATATTGCTGTACTGGAATTGGATAAGTTGTATTGTTGATTAAAACATCAACATCAAAATCAGTAGCTGCAATATGAATAATGTTAGATTCAGTTGCGGTATTCTCACCAACTAGAGACACATCCGCGTCTAGCTCTGCTACGCCATCAAGCCAAGGCGCTTGATCTGATTCATCTAAGTTTGTGATAACACGATCTAACCAAATTTCAGGAAAATTTGCTGGCATATTTTTATTTTTTTACGTTAAACATTTTGTTGTACTCGTCTGGATTACTGTTTTTAAAAGCCAATTGTTCATTCAGACTTAATTTTTGAAAATCTTCTTTTGTGGCCACTCCAATAGATACAGGGGTAACCGTTTGATTGGCTAAAGTGGTTTTAGATGGAATTGAATCCAGAGTAGTCTTAAGAATAGAAAGGCTGGCTTTTCCAAGAGCTTCGAACTCTTCTCTTTTTGGAGCTGCAAATTTTCCAGCCAGCTGTCCAGCATCAAGCAATGCTTTTAATTCTTCGGCTTCCTGGTTTTCTTTTTCAGTCTGCATGGCCAATAATTTGCCCTTGTTTTCTGCATTCTCTTTTGATAATTTTAATACAGCAGTTTCAACTGCCTCAACATCCACCTCTGGTGCTGTCTTATCAAAACTTAAAGCTGTCAATGCAGCAATTGATAGTGTAATTTTTTTCATATTATTTTTAGGGTTTAAATCCAACGTTCTGGTTTGGGTTGGCGGTATGGTTTCACCTTCTGTAGGCATAATAGACAAGCACAATTTTTTAACCTCTTCATCCTTTAAGAGCTCGCCTTCCTGGTTGTAAAGACGGATTGAATTTGCATTTGAAGGAACTGCGACAATAGAGCATTCGTAAAGCTCGCATTTGGTCATTATCAGTTCATCGCCAATAATCTGCAAGTCCTCACGGTTAAAAGAGATACCCATTGAACATGTCTTTATGAACTCACGTTCGACTTTTCCGGCAACCAGCGCCGCATCTTTGTCGTCCATATCGAAAACAGGTTCGCCAAGAAGCAGGTCCTTATCGACTGTTACGTTTTCCCATCGTCCAAGAACATTGCCTGTTGAGTTCCAATGGTTGTTTAGCATCATTGGATTTTTTTTGAACCTCTTCAAACTGATTCCAGATGTGACAATTCTAAATCCGTAACTGTTGACCTGATTCTGATCATTAAAAACAAAAGGTTTTGGCATAGGCTATTTTTTTGCGTTGTTTCATTTTGAGAGGACAAAGATTGAGTGGAAAAACGCCGAAAAAAAAAATCTTAAAACTCGCTGAACTACTGTATTAACTGGCTGTATCAGTTTATAAACTCCCTGAACATCATTTTTTTAAAGCGCCTTTATTGAATCAATTTTGCTCATAAAATCGACATTATGGCAATAAAAAAGGCACTTGAAAAGGAGTACGCAAAGTCCTTATATCTAGCGGGCGGACTAACCCAGAAGGAGATCGCAGAAAGGGTTTCCGTCACTGAAAAAACACTGGCAAAGTGGATTAAGGAAGGAAAATGGGACAGCTTGAAAAAATCGCTTCTGACCACCAAACAGAATCAGCTGTCATTCTTATATGACCAGCTCGATTTTTTGAACACTGATATTTCAAAAAGAGATTTTAAAGTCGCTGTCGGCAAAGAGGCAGACACCATTATTAAGATTACCGCTTCCATTAACCGACTTGAAACTGAAACATCAATCGGCGATACTGTGGAAGTGGCCAGACACTTTATTGAGTTTGTGCGCCAGCAGGATTTGGAGCTTGCAAAAACCATTACAAACCTTTTTGATGTATTCATAACCGCAAAAATGAAATAATGGCGAGCGCAGAGGATAAAAAGTATTACGAACTATGGCAGCAGTTTCGGGACAACACCCGAAAGGCGACACCTATTGACCTAAATGAAAGTTTAGCCGATAAGCAGAACCGTATTGCCAGATTGGAGAAACATCCGGAACAATGGTTTAAATACTATTTCCCTAATTTCTACACCTCAGAACCTGCACCGTTTCATATACGCTCAACACAGAGAGTTTTAAATCTTGCCGAACTTTATTTGGTGCGCTCTTGGTCACGTGAGCTTTCGAAAACGGGGCGTACCATGATGGAAATTCTTTATCTAGTAATTGCTAAGAAAACGAAAAAGAACGTTTTAATGGTTTCCAGTACCTACGATAATGCTGAGCGCTTGCTGCTGCCTTATAAATCAATCCTAGAGGCTAACAACAGGATTATAAACGACTACGGCGAGCAGGAAAGTTTAGGCTCATGGGAAGCAGGCGAATTTGTAACCAAGCAAGGCGTTTCTTTCCGTGCTCTTGGTGCAGGACAGTCACCGCGTGGTACCAGAAAAGATGAAGTGCGTCCGGATGTTATTCTGATTGACGATATTGATACAGACGAAGAGTGCCGAAATCCGGCCAGAATCAAAGCGAAAGTAAAATGGCTGGAAGAAGCGTTATACGGTACCCGCTCAATTTCGAACGGCCTTTTATGGATTGCCAACGGAAACATAATTGCAAAATACTGTTGCATTACTGAAATGGCTAAGGTTGCCGATTTTCATGAGATCGTAAACATTCGTGATGAAAAAGGCGTTTCTACATGGCCACAGAAAAATACAGAGGCGTTAATTAACCGTGCACTTTCAAAAATATCTTGGGCTGCTCAGCAAAAAGAATATTTCAACAATCCAGTAAGCGAGGGTGATGTATTTAAAGAGGTTCATTACGGTAAATGTCCGCCTGCAAGTTCCTGCGAATCTGTTATAGTTTATGCAGACCCTTCAACATCTAATAAAGATAAAGGAGCAAGCAAGCAGGCTTCTTACAAAGGTGTTGGCATTATTGGAAAAAAAGGCGCTAAACGATATATATACAAAGTCTGGCTTAAACAGACCAACAATGCAACTTTTGTAGGCTGGCTCTTTGAAGCCTATCAATGGCTTATAGAGCATAAAGTTGATATTAAGCGCATTTACATTGAAAACAACTCGCTTCAAGACCCGCACTACGAACAGGTTATCACTCCTGAAATCAGAAAGCGTAATAAAGAACTTGGCGTGTATCTGCCAATTTCAGAAGATACGCGTAAAAAACCTGAAAAGTTTTTCAGGATTGAAGGAACGCTGGAACCGATACACTCAAAAGGAAATTTGATTTTTAATATCGATGAAAAGGAGAACCCGGATATGGTTGTTATGGATGGTCAGATGTTAGGAGTTTCAGAGAATGCAAAGACAATGGACGGACCCGACTTCGTTGAGGGCGGATGCTGGCTTTTAGACAATAAATCAGTCCCAATGGAAGGCGGTTATGCTTACGGCGGAGGCAGTAACAGAAAATTTTAAACTATGTTTTTAGGAAAAGAAGATTTAGGCAGCGCAATTTATGGCTACCAGGTTGACCAGATCACCGAAGGAAATGACGATTTAGTTATGCAGGCCATTGGCGCTGCGGTTCAAGAAGTGGGCGGTTATCTGTCCGGCGCATCGTCTTACGACGTTCCCGCAATATTTGCGCCAACGGGCACCGCAAGAAACCCTTTGCTGGTAACGCATACCGTGACCGTTGCAAAATGGTACCTGGTTGAACTATGCAATGCAGACATTATCTACGAGCAGGCAAAAGAAAGGTACGACCGCGCCGTCGCTTGGCTGGTAAAATTATCAAAAGGCACTGTAAAATTAGACAATCTGCCAACTATTCCAATCGAAGACCAGGAAGACGAATTGGACGGTTTTGGCAATGGTTCACGAGTAAAATTTAATCACGAGTAATATGGTACGCAAAAAAGAATGGTCGGAATTTAGACGCACAGGACTAGTCCTTATTATAAACCAGATACTGCATGTCTTTGGCTGGGCTTTAGTTTTTGATATTGAAAACGACGAGATAAAAAACGTTTATCCCGCACGCGTGAAATTTAGAGGTTTTGACGCCAAAAGCGCTTCGGATGCTTATTTAAAGGTCACAAACTACCTAAAAAAAAATATTGACGAATTAGACAAGGAGATTAAAGAAAATGAGCAGTAGAAAAGTTAGATCATTAGCAAAAAAAAATATAGAATTGGCAGCAAAAAAAACAGCTGCCGCACCAAGCTCTGCGGGTTTGGTAAATCAGATCGCTCCCGTTTCAATGTCGCGCGTACGTCAGGATGTTTTGACATGGAACACGGCGCTTACAATGGCGCGTAAAGCGGAAAAGCCAAAACGCCATCTGCTCATGAACCTGTACGATGAAATTTTTATCGACGGGCTTTTGCGCTCACAGGTCAGCAACCGTTTCTTAAAATCTCTGGCGATGAATTTTACCATCACAGACAAAGCGGGGAAAGTGAACGAAGAGCTTACCAATTTTCTCCAGGATAAAATATGGGTGAACGAAATCAATAAGGCGATTTTAGGAACAGTTACGCATGCACATTCTGTTGTCGAGCTCTCATGGATTGAAAGCACGAACGGTCAGGCGGCGGCAGAACCGCAATTGAAAGCCGAACTTATTAAGCGCCAAAACATCGAGCCTAAAGAAGGAATTTTTTACCCGGACTACAGAGAGGACAAAGGCATCAAGTACCGCGAAATGAAAGAATACGGCACTTGGATTATAGAGTTTGGAGACCGAGAAGACTTGGGATTAATGAACTGCGCTGTACCTCACGTTCTATTTAAACGTTTTGCGCAATCCTGCTGGTCTGAACTTTGCGAGATTGCCGGTATTCCTCCACGTGTTATGAAAACGGACACGCAAAATATTGCGATGCTGCGAAGAGCCGA
This genomic interval carries:
- a CDS encoding HK97 family phage prohead protease, whose translation is MPKPFVFNDQNQVNSYGFRIVTSGISLKRFKKNPMMLNNHWNSTGNVLGRWENVTVDKDLLLGEPVFDMDDKDAALVAGKVEREFIKTCSMGISFNREDLQIIGDELIMTKCELYECSIVAVPSNANSIRLYNQEGELLKDEEVKKLCLSIMPTEGETIPPTQTRTLDLNPKNNMKKITLSIAALTALSFDKTAPEVDVEAVETAVLKLSKENAENKGKLLAMQTEKENQEAEELKALLDAGQLAGKFAAPKREEFEALGKASLSILKTTLDSIPSKTTLANQTVTPVSIGVATKEDFQKLSLNEQLAFKNSNPDEYNKMFNVKK
- a CDS encoding DUF1804 family protein; translated protein: MAIKKALEKEYAKSLYLAGGLTQKEIAERVSVTEKTLAKWIKEGKWDSLKKSLLTTKQNQLSFLYDQLDFLNTDISKRDFKVAVGKEADTIIKITASINRLETETSIGDTVEVARHFIEFVRQQDLELAKTITNLFDVFITAKMK
- a CDS encoding DUF1320 domain-containing protein, with the translated sequence MFLGKEDLGSAIYGYQVDQITEGNDDLVMQAIGAAVQEVGGYLSGASSYDVPAIFAPTGTARNPLLVTHTVTVAKWYLVELCNADIIYEQAKERYDRAVAWLVKLSKGTVKLDNLPTIPIEDQEDELDGFGNGSRVKFNHE
- a CDS encoding DUF935 domain-containing protein; the encoded protein is MSSRKVRSLAKKNIELAAKKTAAAPSSAGLVNQIAPVSMSRVRQDVLTWNTALTMARKAEKPKRHLLMNLYDEIFIDGLLRSQVSNRFLKSLAMNFTITDKAGKVNEELTNFLQDKIWVNEINKAILGTVTHAHSVVELSWIESTNGQAAAEPQLKAELIKRQNIEPKEGIFYPDYREDKGIKYREMKEYGTWIIEFGDREDLGLMNCAVPHVLFKRFAQSCWSELCEIAGIPPRVMKTDTQNIAMLRRAERMMKEMGAAAWFIIDENEKFEWAEATKTDGAVYQNLMTFCNNELSMLFNGAVMGQDTKNGSRSKEAAMQETLQTLVDSDLSLIEQYWNSVVIPALINIGVISRECVFTYPESKDISQLWSMVKEAMQHYEMDVEWMNSTFSLKILKPKQAAPAPGTNLTIGESFFV